The proteins below come from a single Bacteroidales bacterium genomic window:
- a CDS encoding gamma-glutamyl-gamma-aminobutyrate hydrolase family protein produces MKSKRAKFFAYSCCLFFSLVLISCSQTKEEPLHIAVSKLSDNYSNWLLQSNPSIAITDMYGLEIDSAVSMLEKHHALLITGGEDVFPGLYGRIRDTARCGEFDRYRDTLEIMLIQKALEMGLPILGICRGHQILNVALGGTLFIDIPDDIGRQVIHRCDEDPLQCQHEVFVFHQTLLQEITDQTQGTVTTNHHQAIRGTAPGLRMSAVAEDGVIEAVEWEDYQNKPFLLGVQWHPERMEEYPELSRPIAERFIEEAKAFANAVETIKQETFPSLFNE; encoded by the coding sequence ATGAAATCAAAACGCGCTAAGTTTTTCGCATACAGTTGTTGTCTTTTCTTTTCGTTAGTGCTCATTTCCTGCTCACAAACCAAGGAAGAACCGTTACATATTGCAGTATCAAAACTCTCTGATAATTACAGTAACTGGCTGCTGCAAAGCAATCCAAGCATTGCGATCACTGATATGTATGGGCTGGAAATTGATTCGGCAGTAAGTATGCTCGAAAAACACCATGCACTGCTTATAACAGGCGGCGAAGATGTTTTCCCCGGCTTGTATGGGCGGATCCGTGATACTGCCCGATGCGGCGAGTTTGATCGCTACAGGGACACCCTTGAAATTATGCTCATTCAGAAAGCCCTTGAAATGGGCTTGCCAATTCTTGGCATTTGTCGTGGACACCAGATACTTAATGTAGCCCTTGGAGGAACCCTTTTTATTGATATTCCTGATGATATCGGAAGGCAAGTAATACATCGTTGCGATGAAGACCCGCTTCAATGCCAGCATGAGGTGTTTGTTTTTCATCAGACTTTGTTACAGGAAATTACTGATCAAACACAGGGAACAGTCACGACCAATCACCATCAGGCCATCAGGGGAACGGCACCGGGACTCAGAATGAGTGCAGTTGCGGAGGATGGCGTTATTGAAGCTGTTGAATGGGAAGACTATCAAAACAAGCCATTTCTGCTTGGCGTTCAATGGCATCCTGAAAGAATGGAAGAGTACCCAGAGCTATCACGGCCAATTGCTGAAAGGTTTATTGAAGAAGCCAAAGCATTTGCTAACGCTGTTGAGACTATAAAACAGGAAACTTTCCCGTCCCTTTTCAACGAATAA
- the ftsA gene encoding cell division protein FtsA, producing MKSSEIIVGLDIGTTKIAAIVGRKNEFGKIEILGFGRTESYGVKRGMVANIENTVQSIQKAMEEASQRADVDINTVCVGIAGQHIKSLQHHGSLIRSKQEDEITMEDLDQLTENMFKLAMNPGEEIIEVIPQEYTIDGEPGIKSPKGMLGNNIEANFHIITGQTLAAKNIYKCVKKAGLEVSELILEPIASAEAVLSEEEKEAGVVLVDIGGGTTDMAIFQDGIIRHTAVIPFGGDIISEDIKEGCTIIKRHAEDLKVKFGSALASENKDEEIVTIPGLRGRPPKEITLRNLASIIQARMEEIIEHVYYEIKNSNLEKKLIAGIVLTGGGAQLKHLAQLTSFITGMDTRIGYPNEHLASTSPEEISSPMYATGVGLVMIGFDRLERERRKKPDEENKIKQKKKKRISFFDQIKGLFDEE from the coding sequence ATGAAATCATCAGAAATAATTGTTGGACTCGATATTGGAACAACTAAGATTGCAGCCATCGTTGGTCGTAAAAATGAATTTGGTAAAATTGAAATACTTGGTTTTGGGCGAACCGAATCTTATGGGGTTAAAAGAGGAATGGTAGCCAATATCGAGAATACGGTGCAAAGCATCCAGAAAGCGATGGAAGAAGCCAGCCAGCGCGCTGATGTTGACATCAATACCGTTTGTGTTGGCATTGCAGGGCAACATATCAAAAGCCTTCAGCATCATGGAAGTTTGATCCGCAGCAAGCAGGAAGATGAAATTACCATGGAAGATCTTGATCAGCTCACTGAAAACATGTTCAAGCTGGCAATGAACCCGGGAGAAGAAATCATTGAAGTTATTCCTCAGGAATATACCATTGATGGCGAACCGGGAATCAAATCCCCCAAGGGGATGCTTGGAAACAATATCGAAGCAAATTTTCACATCATCACCGGTCAAACACTGGCCGCAAAAAATATCTACAAATGCGTTAAGAAAGCAGGTTTGGAAGTTTCTGAACTTATCCTTGAACCCATTGCATCGGCTGAGGCAGTGCTAAGTGAGGAAGAGAAAGAAGCAGGCGTAGTTCTGGTTGACATCGGAGGAGGAACCACTGATATGGCTATTTTTCAGGATGGGATCATCCGCCACACGGCGGTGATCCCTTTCGGTGGTGATATTATCAGTGAGGATATCAAGGAAGGCTGCACCATCATCAAGAGGCATGCAGAAGATCTGAAAGTGAAATTCGGATCAGCACTGGCAAGCGAAAACAAAGACGAAGAAATTGTAACTATTCCCGGTCTTCGCGGCAGGCCGCCAAAGGAAATCACATTGCGCAACCTTGCCAGTATCATTCAGGCCCGTATGGAAGAAATCATTGAACATGTTTACTATGAAATAAAAAATTCGAACCTCGAGAAAAAACTGATCGCCGGAATTGTGCTCACAGGTGGTGGCGCACAGCTAAAGCATTTAGCCCAGCTCACTTCTTTTATCACCGGGATGGATACCCGCATCGGATATCCGAATGAGCATCTTGCCAGCACTTCGCCCGAAGAAATCAGCAGCCCAATGTATGCCACAGGAGTAGGACTGGTAATGATTGGTTTCGACAGGCTGGAAAGGGAAAGAAGGAAAAAGCCAGATGAAGAAAATAAGATCAAACAAAAGAAAAAGAAAAGGATCAGTTTTTTTGATCAGATCAAGGGCCTTTTCGACGAAGAATAA
- the pepT gene encoding peptidase T: MKNDELLERFLRYVKIDTRSDDTSSTFPSTEKQWNLARLLIDELKDMGMQEVSIDKYGYVMATLPSNLDKTVPVIGFLAHVDTSPEMSGENVNPQIVENYQGGDIVLNQENNVILSPLDFPELGNYIGKTLITTDGTTLLGADDKAGIAEIMTALDYLLKHPEIPHGTIKVAFTPDEEIGKGVDFFDVRKFGVDYAYTMDGGGIGELEYETFNAASAIVKLQGRNIHPGYAKNKMINAMLLAMEFNSLLPEFEKPQYTHDYEGFYHLVKMEGGVENSTLQYIVRDHNKGIFEKRKKFMESVAAFMNTKHGEDRVVVELKDQYYNMREKIEPVMHVVDIAQKAMEMAGIEAIIKPIRGGTDGARLSYMGLPCPNIFGGSHNFHGKYEYVPLESMHKAVEVILNIVKLYAEKAK; the protein is encoded by the coding sequence GACGAATTACTTGAAAGGTTTCTGAGATACGTGAAAATTGACACACGATCGGACGATACTTCCAGTACTTTTCCGAGTACTGAAAAACAGTGGAATCTTGCCCGTTTGCTTATCGACGAACTTAAAGACATGGGCATGCAGGAAGTCAGCATTGACAAATATGGTTATGTGATGGCAACCTTGCCTTCCAATCTCGACAAAACGGTTCCGGTAATTGGCTTCCTGGCACATGTGGATACCAGTCCCGAAATGTCTGGTGAAAATGTGAACCCGCAAATAGTTGAGAATTATCAGGGTGGAGACATTGTCCTGAACCAGGAAAACAATGTTATACTCTCGCCCCTTGATTTTCCCGAACTTGGAAATTACATCGGCAAAACCCTCATCACTACCGACGGTACAACCTTGTTAGGCGCCGACGACAAAGCCGGCATCGCCGAGATCATGACCGCACTTGATTACCTGCTAAAACATCCTGAGATCCCACACGGAACCATTAAAGTTGCCTTCACACCCGACGAGGAAATTGGCAAAGGCGTGGACTTTTTTGATGTGAGGAAGTTTGGCGTTGACTATGCTTACACCATGGATGGCGGTGGCATTGGCGAGCTCGAATACGAAACTTTCAACGCCGCCAGCGCTATAGTAAAATTGCAGGGAAGGAATATACATCCGGGCTATGCAAAGAACAAAATGATCAATGCCATGCTGCTTGCCATGGAGTTTAACAGTTTGTTGCCGGAATTTGAGAAACCTCAATACACCCACGATTACGAAGGGTTTTATCACCTTGTTAAAATGGAAGGTGGCGTCGAAAACTCTACGTTGCAATACATCGTTCGCGACCACAACAAAGGGATTTTCGAAAAGCGCAAAAAATTCATGGAATCGGTTGCCGCATTCATGAACACAAAGCATGGCGAAGACAGGGTTGTGGTGGAACTTAAAGACCAATATTACAACATGCGCGAAAAAATTGAACCGGTGATGCACGTGGTTGATATTGCCCAGAAGGCAATGGAAATGGCCGGAATTGAGGCAATCATCAAACCCATTCGCGGTGGAACCGATGGCGCCAGGTTATCATACATGGGTTTGCCCTGTCCGAATATTTTTGGTGGCAGCCATAATTTCCACGGCAAATACGAATATGTGCCACTGGAAAGCATGCATAAAGCTGTTGAGGTGATTTTGAATATTGTGAAGCTGTATGCTGAGAAAGCGAAATAG
- a CDS encoding GatB/YqeY domain-containing protein produces MNLEEKIMADIKAAMLAKDAKKLEALRAVKSAIQLEKTKGGSAGETLSGEDEIRLLQKLVKQRKESAEIYRTQGRVDLAEPEEFQYAVIEAFLPKQLDIEDVKIIVAAIIEKSGAQGIKDMGRVMGEASRQLAGKADNKTVAAIVKELLTGN; encoded by the coding sequence ATGAACCTCGAAGAAAAAATAATGGCTGATATTAAAGCAGCCATGCTGGCAAAGGATGCCAAAAAACTGGAAGCCCTTCGGGCAGTAAAGTCCGCGATCCAGCTTGAAAAAACTAAAGGCGGCTCAGCCGGTGAAACCCTCAGCGGGGAAGATGAAATCCGCCTTTTACAGAAACTTGTCAAACAGCGCAAAGAATCGGCTGAGATTTATCGCACACAGGGTCGCGTTGATCTGGCTGAACCCGAAGAGTTTCAATATGCCGTGATTGAGGCATTTTTACCGAAACAGCTTGATATTGAAGATGTGAAAATAATAGTTGCCGCCATCATCGAAAAAAGTGGCGCGCAGGGTATCAAGGATATGGGCCGGGTTATGGGCGAGGCTTCCAGGCAGCTTGCCGGGAAAGCCGATAACAAAACAGTGGCCGCTATTGTTAAGGAGTTACTCACAGGAAATTAA
- the ftsZ gene encoding cell division protein FtsZ, with the protein MPNLEFIQPKNRSNLIKVLGVGGGGSNAVSYMFQQGIKDVDFIVCNTDAQALELSPVPTKIQLGTKGLGAGSIPEVGREATRENIEKIKELLSVNTKMLFITAGMGGGTGTGGAPVIAQAARELDILTVGIVTIPFKFEGRKRTLQAEAGIQEMRKYVDTLLIINNDKLRELYGDLKLSQAFHQADDVLTTAARGIAEIITVPGYVNVDFEDVKTVMKNSGKAIMGSGVAEGENRALKAVEGALSSPLLDDNNIKGADNILLYIASGTEEISMDEVTEITDFIQNEAGQTAEILWGNGTDESLGSKVCVTLIATGFDSKKITDPNAGKIFVGSLDDIKKPTPIEEPKKPEVDDSQEMKLSTKKPDEPKAIAEAPRVYTFEFGPPQPNAEQVPVAKASKPEEMKLTQKEEIKAPQKEEATPMFIPSPVSEPERPFVSMRKQVEEPTPEPENGDTMEQQRKAQERAMRLRELSVKLKTPGGLAELEREPAYIRKKMELTDPPPKTGQQTSRYTLSSDDDNNTDIRTNNSYLHDNVD; encoded by the coding sequence ATGCCAAACTTAGAATTTATTCAACCTAAAAACCGCTCTAACCTTATAAAGGTTTTGGGCGTTGGAGGCGGTGGAAGCAATGCCGTTTCTTACATGTTTCAGCAAGGAATCAAAGATGTGGACTTCATCGTCTGCAATACCGATGCACAGGCGCTTGAGCTGAGCCCGGTTCCCACAAAAATACAACTTGGAACCAAGGGATTGGGAGCCGGTTCCATCCCGGAAGTAGGACGCGAAGCCACACGCGAAAATATCGAGAAAATAAAAGAACTGTTAAGTGTGAACACCAAAATGCTGTTCATCACTGCCGGAATGGGCGGCGGAACAGGAACCGGCGGTGCGCCTGTAATTGCCCAGGCAGCAAGGGAGCTCGATATCCTCACCGTTGGGATCGTAACAATACCCTTTAAGTTTGAAGGCCGCAAACGTACGCTTCAAGCTGAAGCCGGAATACAGGAAATGCGCAAATACGTTGACACGCTGCTGATAATCAATAACGACAAGCTGAGAGAGTTATATGGCGATCTCAAACTCAGCCAGGCTTTCCACCAGGCCGACGATGTGCTTACAACAGCCGCCAGGGGAATTGCCGAAATCATCACCGTGCCCGGTTATGTAAATGTTGATTTCGAGGATGTGAAAACCGTTATGAAAAACAGTGGTAAGGCTATCATGGGATCAGGCGTTGCAGAAGGTGAAAACCGCGCGCTCAAAGCCGTTGAAGGCGCTTTAAGCTCGCCGTTGCTCGATGACAACAATATCAAAGGAGCCGATAATATCTTGCTCTATATCGCTTCAGGCACTGAGGAAATCAGCATGGATGAAGTAACCGAAATAACAGATTTTATTCAGAATGAAGCTGGCCAGACAGCAGAAATACTCTGGGGCAACGGAACTGATGAATCCTTAGGCTCAAAAGTATGTGTTACTTTGATCGCCACAGGGTTTGATTCAAAGAAAATTACGGACCCAAATGCTGGTAAAATTTTTGTTGGATCGCTTGACGATATTAAAAAACCAACCCCGATAGAGGAACCAAAGAAACCGGAAGTTGATGACAGTCAGGAAATGAAACTTAGTACCAAAAAGCCGGATGAACCCAAAGCCATTGCAGAAGCTCCGCGGGTTTATACATTCGAGTTTGGCCCACCACAGCCCAATGCCGAGCAAGTTCCTGTTGCAAAAGCAAGCAAGCCTGAGGAAATGAAACTGACACAGAAAGAGGAAATTAAAGCGCCACAGAAAGAGGAAGCCACGCCAATGTTTATTCCTTCTCCTGTCAGTGAACCAGAAAGACCCTTCGTATCCATGAGAAAACAAGTTGAGGAACCAACTCCCGAACCAGAAAACGGGGATACCATGGAACAGCAGCGTAAAGCCCAGGAACGCGCCATGAGGTTACGCGAACTCAGCGTAAAGCTTAAAACCCCTGGCGGTCTGGCTGAACTCGAACGCGAACCGGCCTATATTCGTAAAAAAATGGAACTTACTGATCCTCCGCCCAAAACTGGACAGCAAACCTCGCGTTATACTTTATCAAGCGATGATGATAATAATACGGATATTCGCACAAACAATTCTTACTTGCATGATAATGTGGATTAG
- the rhaD gene encoding rhamnulose-1-phosphate aldolase, which yields MPSSLFDPKLDLIFKDIRTVATWLWDRGWAEWGAGNISVNVSGLIYEANLHQNPNHQIYPIPNLSHRLSLSLLTSLSGSRMRQIMKNPEQGCCLVHCSEQSEFSIIPLSEHNQSPSPTSEFASHLLIHETLQNHRPDHKTVLHTHPAEIIALSQISKLNNQEALNEALCNILPEFSIYLPEGIAYIPYLKSGSNELAEASAEAMKTFRVAIWEKHGIIATGPTLEDAFDAIDLVAKAARIWFLIRSAGSKHKGVR from the coding sequence ATGCCTTCTTCGCTTTTTGATCCAAAACTTGACCTAATATTCAAGGACATACGCACTGTGGCCACCTGGCTTTGGGATCGGGGCTGGGCTGAATGGGGTGCAGGTAATATCTCGGTAAATGTTAGCGGTCTGATCTATGAAGCCAATCTACATCAAAACCCAAATCATCAAATCTACCCAATTCCAAACCTTAGCCATCGCCTCAGCCTTAGCCTTCTAACCAGTCTTTCCGGCTCCCGCATGCGACAGATCATGAAAAATCCGGAGCAAGGATGCTGCCTCGTACATTGCAGCGAACAATCAGAATTTTCTATCATTCCGCTTTCAGAACACAACCAATCTCCCTCCCCTACTTCAGAATTTGCGAGCCACTTGCTGATACATGAAACCCTGCAAAACCACCGGCCGGATCATAAGACAGTGCTCCACACCCACCCGGCAGAAATCATTGCCCTTTCACAAATTAGCAAACTTAATAACCAGGAAGCACTCAACGAAGCACTTTGCAATATTCTTCCTGAATTCAGCATCTACCTTCCCGAAGGCATTGCATACATTCCCTACCTGAAATCGGGCAGCAATGAACTTGCAGAAGCAAGCGCCGAAGCCATGAAAACGTTCAGGGTTGCTATCTGGGAAAAGCACGGCATCATTGCCACAGGCCCAACCCTCGAAGATGCCTTTGACGCCATTGACCTGGTGGCAAAGGCTGCAAGGATCTGGTTTCTAATCAGGTCAGCCGGTTCCAAACACAAAGGTGTTAGATGA